In the Drosophila teissieri strain GT53w chromosome 3R, Prin_Dtei_1.1, whole genome shotgun sequence genome, TATTAAAAGAACCCTTGAATATCTATTTAAAATCCTTCAGAAAATCTCCTTGACTCCTCCACCAATCCGATGGGGGTGCACAATTCCGGGGGAGGAGCACCCCTAATGTGCAACAGTCCCAGTGCCAGCAGCAGTGGAGGAGGGTGCGGCAACGCAGGATCTGCTACTCCTGGCGGTGCAGGTGGTCCCAATCCCGGTTACGGATCCGTGGGAGCTGCGACGGCATCCAACTACAAAATGCAGCGACAAGCGGCCAATGTGCGGGAAAGGAAACGCATCCAGAGGTCCGCCCCAACTGGGTACACCAAATGGTCTTTTCCATTTTACAACTTGCTAACCCACTATCTACAAACCAGAAGTTGAAACTAACAAGcgttcctttattttttttggatttcttGCGCTTTGCAGTAGCATCAATTCGGCTTTCGATGAGTTGCGGGTCCATGTACCCACTTTTCCGTACGAGAAACGCCTGAGCAAGATCGACACCCTGCGGCTGGCCATCGCCTACATATCTCTGCTCCGTGAGGTATTACAGACCGACTACGATCCACTTACCTATGTGGAGAAGTGTCTTCGCGGGGAGATTAAAGCGGATAGGGCTAATTGGAATACGAGTGGTGAGTTCAGATACTTGTCCGAATATCTATGGTCGCTAAACTGTTCGCTTCGCAGATCTCACAGCTCGACTGTCGTGGATCAACTGGGAGAACCTCGGTGTCCATCCGGGTAGGCGAACTCTGCTTACCTCGTTGGCTCTATCCTCGGAACCCATGTGCGGAGCTCATTGCGGAATGCCATAGATTGAACCAAGAAATTTGAGGCTTAGCCTATCAACTGCTGAAAGCACTTTCCACTTAAGCTCCTAATCTTCCCAAGAGATTACAAAGTCTTCCCTTTAGCTTTCCCCAATAACCCAATTTAGTTTAAGGCTGTACATATTTCTTCAGTTACTAACAGTTAGCAatagtattttatttgaaaagcaCCTCGGCTGCACGAAATACAAGACCCATGTGCCATTAAAGGCCAGTACTGTAATGGCTCGCGGGATAATGCATTCACAAATCAATTccacaaattatatttcagGATAAATCTTTTGTAAATAGTATTGAGTATTGGGCAACCGATTCGACAAACCGACAAACCGGTTGCGGCTAACAGACGTTTTACAGTTAGTCAACTATGTAACAACTTTAAAagcatttatatatataaaagtaaatacatGTTTCATCTAGACGTAGACATTAACATAGCTTCCTATCAAAGTACATATActcgaaaataaatacttcTTTGATCAACAAGATAACTTAGAACACGAactgtttgttgttgggcgAAACGAGGGCTAAATGCGCTGCCGATGGTTGggcatgtgtatatatgtacttgcTCTATTTGGACTACATGCGGAAGATATCAACTAGAAACTTTTGGCTACTACTCCTACGGCATAGGTACGTATGTAAATATGCGTTTAAACTAATCTGTTCAATTCTGttccatttttaatttcgctTTGGTAACTCGATCAGAATTCGTTGGCTAATACTCAAATTGTGTTGGCCTTGGCTACTAACGGGCTACAGTGGTAATACAAATGCGCGCACATATAGGTATAGGTACTAATTAGAAACGATTACATAATGCACACTCACATAATGAACATAAACACAATGACACGGTTGAACTACGCTCctaataattgaattttcgaTTGCTTCtccaatttgtttttggttttgttgctgttgtttgatCAATTGGTCATAGAGCCCTTCCCACACTGGCTCCTTAGGCCGGATTAAGCACGGCCACCTTGCGTAGGCTCTCCAGCTCGCTTCTCTTCAAACGCAGACTAAACATGGCCTCAACAAAGCCATGACAGTCCGTCACAATGTTGTCCTGGATCATGGTGTCCCGGAATAAGTTGGCCAGGGCAGCAATGTCATCGCAGCCCAAAATGGCGTTCTTGTGAGTGACAAACATGGCTAGTGCGGCACGAAAAACGATCTTGTAGCCCTCAGCAAAGACGCAGTCCCAAATACGCAGCACAGTCTCCACGGGCAGCACCTCGGCAAAGATGCAGATGAACCATTTGCTGGCGATCACCGGATAGGGCAGGCCtacaataaaataagttaGCAACCGATTATGGGATTAGTTCATTAGCGTAAATCGTACCCAAGTTATCCACATGCCGGTTTACAGCGGGAATTCGCCGGATGACCAATTCCCGAAACACAGCCAGATCCCTCAGCAGATTGGCCATGTTATGCGAATGATACTGCGGCACGATGTTTTCAACGATATGCTTGAGCAGCCAGAAGGACTTCTCCTCATCGTCGGTGACGATCAGCAGCAGGCCGGCTATGTAGTTGAGACCTTGGCAGTAACCCACGTCCCGATTGTGATGGGCGTAGGCGATGAGAATGTTGTACAGCCGCTGCTTCTTCGTATCGAAGTGAATATTGTCGGGGAAGGTACGAGGTAGATCGATTGATATGGAATCGCTGATTTCTTTGTCGAAGGGCTCGGTGCGCAGTAGGTTGCGAAAGAGATCAGGCGCACGACgctgggcggcggcggcgccTGATATCTTCATCCAGACGTCGGGACGGTACGGACCGGGAATGCCCTTCCGAATGTACCGCTTCAGCTTGGCATCCACCTGGGTGAGATCGGTGTTTTGCTGCAGTATGGCCTCCCATTTCATGCGGCGTCGCGTTAACGTTTTCAGGTAACCATCCATGAACTTTGAGTAGTTGTTATAGTCGAAGTGGTCGCCACGCTTGAAGCCATATTCGTCCACATCGCTAACCACGTGCGGTTCGAATGGGTAAAGATATGCGTAAGTGATAATTACAGCTGTGTATATCACCGACTGCTCACCTGAACTTTGAACTGGGGGTAGCTTCCATATGAACTATTGACTAGAGCTTCTATTGCTGCTCACAGTGGAGAAATGTGGATTTTTTCGTCGTTAGCCACGATTTCCTGTCAGCCGCTCGTGGCTCGTGGCATGGCCCCAAAAAAAGATTTCGTATTCAACGCACGTTGTGCGGTTACGTCGctgcctgtgcctgtgcctctGCCGCttctgctgcaactgcaacggtTTGAACCTGTTTCAAAAGTCAATAAATATTGCCTTTAACTGGGGGCccttcatttatttataagccCATTTGGCCTTGGGCGGCACCACCTCCGCCTACCTCTGCCTACGCCTCGTCCTTGAGCGATGGGTGGCCTTTTGTGCGCGCCCACTCGACGGtgttgctgcctctgctgctaAACTGATAACATTAACGGACCGACGGCCGATTTGGGTGGGCGGCCAACGGACAGGTGACaagggagtgggcgtgggcgagTGGTTTGGCTCCGCTTAACGCGCGCTTGCAGGTGGTCGATGGCAGTTTATCTAAGAGTAGTGATTTCATTGAAGATTGCTGGTCCGCTTATCAGTGGGCTTAAgtttgcttatttttgtttttactggCGAATAAAATTCGCGTCTTGCTAAGAGTGGCCAGAGGTAGGAACTGGAAAAACGTAACATCGGCGAACTAGTTCCTTTATAGCATGTTTCTGATGCGATATATCGAACTGCTTTGCCATCTATCGCTCAAAATAGTTTcaatatagaaaataatttgtgatGGAGTTTAAAAAATCCTCATATTATGatttcgaaaaataattcggaATGGGATTAGTTTTTATGCTTGAATGGCACCATGCTAATAGCGGTGCATGCCGATATATCCGGTAGCGACCACCCACACGTGACAGCTGTTCGCATCTGTTGCACGAATCACCCACTACCTTCATTCATCGTCATACGTCATTCAGTCGCACCGTGCTGTGACAAATTACGCAATGTCTAACAACTGATGTAAAACAAGCAGTTTACCCAACAGTTGGCCAAATTCCGTGTGTACACACACTCCGATCGACCCAGCGAGGCACTTTATCCAGCTCCTGACCACTTCGCGATGCTGCGCAGGACGGCAACGATGGGAATTATGGCGGCAGTGGCCGTTAAAGCGGCTCCTGAGCCCCAGAAACCAGCTTCCAGTGCGCCGGACTGCAGCCTGGTGTGCCGGCCCAGCGACCTGCCCATCTACGGCAGCTTGCGCAAGACAGAGTAAGTGGCCCCATGCTGAAAAAGAACCCAGCCTAATGAGATACTCCTCTAATGCTTCCGCAGACCCAAGCCAGAGCGTCATCCACCACAGGACTCTGTGCTGCACAAGAACCTGGAGGCCGGAGTCCGCTATGTGCGCGAGGAGGTCCAGTCTGGATATAAGGCAGTGGCCGATCAGGCCGGCATTGTCGGCCATTACGTGGAGACCGCCAAAGCACACACCCAGTCCACCATCGACATGTTGAACGAGCCCCAGAACTCGCTGCACCGCAGCGGTGCCATTGTGGTGGGCGGTCTGGCTGGTTTCATCTTCGCCGCGCGTGGAGGCTTCATCAAGAAGGTGGTGTATTCGGGCattggagcaggagcagtggcCTCCTTGTGCTACCCCCGACAGGCTGAAGAGAACTGCCGCGTGGTCCTCTACGAGGGTCGAAAGATCTTCGCCGTGGCCTACAACTTCATCAAGGGCGTGAAGCCAGGAGACGAAGTGCCCCTAGAGCCTATTCAGAAGTTCCCGACCTCGCTGGAGGACCTTAAGTACATGGCCAGCGACCTGTACGATGAGGCAAAGGAGCTGATCTTCCCCAAGAAGAAGTAGGAAGTGCCCGCCCCCTGAAAGGGAACTCCTAGTCCACCTCCATCCGGCCGTGAAGTGTGCATCAATTTAAGTTGTATGGAGCTTGAATTCTTTCCGATTATGTGATCAAGCTGAAAGTAGTTATCTCTTTTCTTGTTGCCAGAAATAAATTGGCCTCGAGTCGCATAAGTGAAACCCCGGTTTGTCTTGGCAAATGTGTGTGGGCCGTGGCCAGAACCCGTTCTCACATGAATCTTCGAGTGATTAATTGTGGTGTTGGTGTCAAGTCAAATGTCACGCCAGTGAGCTGTTGAAAAGTGAAATCCGGAGGAAAGTGTCGGCTGCGGATGTCTCCCATCCTCCATCTTCCATCTCCCCACGTGCAAAACCGATTGTGCCAATCATCATCGTCAATGATCATGGCCCGCAGCCGAACATGGCGATGACTGCAAATTGTGTGAATGGTCTTGGCCGTCCATTCGCGGTGCCCTCGAGGGCTGTCATTGGGCTGAGGAGGAAATCGGCGCTTATAGCGATGGGTATCTCGAGCGGACCAATTCTCCGATTGCGGCATTATTTATTAGACAGTATTTTCATTAATCTTTTATTGCTCTCGAGCTTTCGCATCGCTATAGATAGACTTGTTCTTTGGGCAAGATACAAACAACGTTCGGATGTCTGCAtgcatttgtttacaataaatatagatttagttaattgttaaatattaCTACACTAAAATACCAACAACTTGTGGACATGCAAATGACTCCCaatccccctccccctccccctacCCAACCCCCGACCCCTTCGGCTATGTACAAATAGATAATCCTATTCGAAATCCGACCGATTTCCATGTTAGGCAACTTACGGTGCTAACATTTCGCTAGACTAACTTAGTGGGCGTTgactgtgtgtttgtgtgtgtgtgtgtgtttgtgcgtaTGTAAGTGGGTGAGTGCGGataggggcgtggcagtggccCACAAGGCCAAGTCAAGGTCTATGctgttaaaattgttaaattgaaGCTAACTACGCTTAACATTCCTTTAAGTTAAATCACACAAGACTTATAGCTACAActgataaattaaaacaaataacaaaagtcGATCTGCCATCGTCAGTATCTTCGGATCATCATCTGACATGCTCCAGTATCCACGGCGTAAACTTGGAGATTCTCGTACAGACTCCGGGCAAATTGGCCTCGGCACAGCCAATGCCCCAGGAGATGATCCCGGCCAGAAAGAAGCGCCCATCCTGCGACTTGGCCTGCAAAATGCATATTAGCACATATATCTTATAGGGTTACTTCCAAAGCCATCTTACCTGCAGTGGACCTCCTGAATCGCCCTGGCAGGAGTCCTGCCCTCCCGTTTCATAGCCCGCACATAGGAATATATCCGGAATGAACTCCTGGCGACCGGCCCGCATGAACATCGATTTGCAATTGTCGTTGCTTACAATCGGCACGGAGACCTATAATGTAGTAATAGATGAGATGAGCATTATATTATACAAGCTTATACTCAGGATCgcatttaactttatttttagatttatGCTAAAGATCTTTAAATCCACGATGGCAATCCCTTTTTATGATCTCTCTGACTGCTCCTAATTGCTATCTCCCCATTAAGACCACGCCGACCATCTCTTGCGTTCGATTCGCAGCGGTTATCATTGTCGCTGGATTCTAAAAATGGGCCTTAAAGCTGTGTTAACACTCACCTCTTGGAGGACGGAGGGCAGGGTGCCGCCCTCGCTGAGACGACCCCAGCCGGTGACCGTGGCGTTCATGCCAATTAGAAGGCTCTCCGTCTCGGGCAGGCAAATGGGACTGACATGCGGCGCGAATTCGAGCGGCTGCTCCAGCTTGACCAGCGCCAGGTCGTACTCGTACGTGAGGAAGCTATACTTGGGATGCACCACCTTCTTGGCCACCCCGCGCTCGATGTAGGGCAGCTGTTCCTGCACATGCGAGAAGTCGTACTCGCCCACGCGGATGCGTATCTGCGAGATGAGCAGGCTGCAAAAGGAGGAGGTAGGCAGGGATTAGCTCGatgtggatctggatctggatctaGTCCGGTTTTGGGCTGGTCCACTCACTCGTCCACGCAATGTCCGGCGGTGGCTATCCAGTTCTCGTTGATCAAAGCGCCACCGCAGCGGTGGGTGCTGGAGAACCCAAAGAAGGAGGTGCGCCGCACCGACACCTGCCAGGGCCAACGACCGAAGGCCGCGCTCTTACCGCCCACGATCCGCGTCTCGGGCCGCGCCAAAGTCGGTACTCCGCACTCTGCAATTGCAGCAATAACAAATTGCATTGTCACGATGGGTGCTTGCGAACTTAGCATACATATCACTGTATCTTACTATATTTGGGGAACTGTATCTCCGAACctaacaaattgatttttcaacGGTCTACGGAGTTATTTTATTGAACGAAAAGCTCTTATTGAAATTTGGCTGCTCTTTTATCATTAAATCCCTTACGTAAAACAGTATTGGAAACTTGagtcaaatgaaatatttgtatatgaatataaactatatttcaataaattaaattttattcttAGTATATATTCCCCCTCGTTACACAATTGTAACCAGAATTTGTGGACAAAGGAATAGATATTGTTAACCAACCAATTTAAAGTCGTGAGAGTGGATATATATCTTTAAACTATAACCGATTACTtaagatttttaaaaacatattaattaTGTCTAATAAGCTATCTTCAATGAGCAGGAAGGGTACTCTAAATGGCTTCCCCAAATGCAAGGGCTAAGTACTTACCGCTGCGAGCAGCCGAAATGGTCTTCACATGGCCCAGAGCTCCGACGTCGGGGATGGAGGAGTCGGATATCTCGTTGGTCTCGATGCCGGAGGTGGCCAGGACCGGCGGACGGTGCGTAGGCTGCGTTGGCCGTTGGCTGCTGGTGACGATTGcgctggtgctgctggagctgctggagctAATCGGCCTGGACGTGGTGGGAGTCTTGCCCGAAGTGGTGGAGGTGCTCGAGCTGGAGATCGCCGTGGTGGGCCGCTGGTAGGGCCTTGTGGGCTTGTTTGTCGTGGTCCTCCTCGTCGTGGTCGCCGGTGTGGTTGTTCGTCGTGTGGTTGTTGTCgtggttgtggatgtggatgtggatgtcgTTGAGGTGGTTGACGATGGCCAATGCGAGGACGAGGATGCGGCTAATGATGCGCCCGGCGACAGCTGCAAGGCAGGCCAAAGTGGTAAACATTATGCTAAAATACTCGACCAGGGTCGTCCGGCGGCAAATCATTCTCCATTCCCTGTTCCCTGTTCCCGGTTCCCGGTtcccattccatttccattcccattccacgCAAAGAatcaatttttcatttcgccgCCAAATCTGCATTAACTAAGAAGCTTTCTGGAGGTTTTAAATGAACGTTGGGATGCTCTAATAAAGTTATGTGTGATAAGATTTTTAAAACAGAATTCAACTTTTATGGAATTCGGTAAATAAGTTTTTACACACTTATATACAATCCATTAACTTGAAAATTAACTGTGCTGCACAAATGTTTAGCCAGCTCATCTCATTTTTCTTCGAAACCCCATAGCCCCATATGCAAATCCCATTCCTGAACTGTAAGCTAGCAAGTGGCATGCTCTGTTTAAGGTACCCTTTCCTGGAAGGGTCCTAAATTCCACACACACCCCTGAGTGCGGCAGGCTAATCTTACATCAACTTATGGCTTCGGCACCGCATTgtgcaaacaataaaatgtcCCCCAAGGCTGTGGCCTGCCATTATGGAGCTGAGGTTGGAgacccagtcccagtcccagtccccgTCTCAGTCGAGGAGTAAATGACCTCGTGGCTCGTTTGTTTCGCTTTCGACATCAATGCAtcacccagaacccagaacccaggACCCAGAACATGAACCTGGATATGGA is a window encoding:
- the LOC122620693 gene encoding MICOS complex subunit MIC27; this translates as MLRRTATMGIMAAVAVKAAPEPQKPASSAPDCSLVCRPSDLPIYGSLRKTEPKPERHPPQDSVLHKNLEAGVRYVREEVQSGYKAVADQAGIVGHYVETAKAHTQSTIDMLNEPQNSLHRSGAIVVGGLAGFIFAARGGFIKKVVYSGIGAGAVASLCYPRQAEENCRVVLYEGRKIFAVAYNFIKGVKPGDEVPLEPIQKFPTSLEDLKYMASDLYDEAKELIFPKKK
- the LOC122620056 gene encoding class E basic helix-loop-helix protein 22 isoform X1; translation: MSRNQLPDSSSSPPISHLPFHNFDDDLINDLPSCIYAGQHQGGGATGGGAGSGGSGGSSGLRLSSNNLRHIQQHYMQHSGENLLDSSTNPMGVHNSGGGAPLMCNSPSASSSGGGCGNAGSATPGGAGGPNPGYGSVGAATASNYKMQRQAANVRERKRIQRSAPTGYTKCSINSAFDELRVHVPTFPYEKRLSKIDTLRLAIAYISLLREVLQTDYDPLTYVEKCLRGEIKADRANWNTSDLTARLSWINWENLGVHPGRRTLLTSLALSSEPMCGAHCGMP
- the LOC122620056 gene encoding class E basic helix-loop-helix protein 22 isoform X2 is translated as MSRNQLPDSSSSPPISHLPFHNFDDDLINDLPSCIYAGQHQGGGATGGGAGSGGSGGSSGLRLSSNNLRHIQQHYMQHSGENLLDSSTNPMGVHNSGGGAPLMCNSPSASSSGGGCGNAGSATPGGAGGPNPGYGSVGAATASNYKMQRQAANVRERKRIQRSAPTGSINSAFDELRVHVPTFPYEKRLSKIDTLRLAIAYISLLREVLQTDYDPLTYVEKCLRGEIKADRANWNTSDLTARLSWINWENLGVHPGRRTLLTSLALSSEPMCGAHCGMP
- the LOC122620054 gene encoding growth hormone-regulated TBC protein 1, with protein sequence MEATPSSKFSDVDEYGFKRGDHFDYNNYSKFMDGYLKTLTRRRMKWEAILQQNTDLTQVDAKLKRYIRKGIPGPYRPDVWMKISGAAAAQRRAPDLFRNLLRTEPFDKEISDSISIDLPRTFPDNIHFDTKKQRLYNILIAYAHHNRDVGYCQGLNYIAGLLLIVTDDEEKSFWLLKHIVENIVPQYHSHNMANLLRDLAVFRELVIRRIPAVNRHVDNLGLPYPVIASKWFICIFAEVLPVETVLRIWDCVFAEGYKIVFRAALAMFVTHKNAILGCDDIAALANLFRDTMIQDNIVTDCHGFVEAMFSLRLKRSELESLRKVAVLNPA
- the LOC122620773 gene encoding serine proteinase stubble, translating into MKQATLIRPRLRHRRSTPTAATTMCPKRHWLVNNSAAGSRGSGGSGGSGGAAARSRRSLDQIVEVLVALIVVNCLATAAAALITPPDSLESLGSLGSPSSSFASSSSSEDDDDMTSGFYRSPHRLEGYPQLQQLQRGHNFKISPKPCSFGRVEGTCMFVWECIKSEGKHVGMCVDSFMFGSCCTHNYTDNIVLPQTAFSYTRPTKPLTLRPRPPAAPYKPMISGMTTIERPHGAGTLVIRPSGPHHQGTLARPHPPPYQSKPTTASDLQGSASHPSSSSSSSSSSSSNSIWHTSTQQQQQQQHQQNHWQMTTEPSFITKPRPTGWTKPGIVNLPMPARPSKPSKPTKKPIVYDRTPPPPPPPSVPPSTSTSTTSTSLIWPGQTHPPQPHRPTRPQLSPGASLAASSSSHWPSSTTSTTSTSTSTTTTTTTRRTTTPATTTRRTTTNKPTRPYQRPTTAISSSSTSTTSGKTPTTSRPISSSSSSSTSAIVTSSQRPTQPTHRPPVLATSGIETNEISDSSIPDVGALGHVKTISAARSECGVPTLARPETRIVGGKSAAFGRWPWQVSVRRTSFFGFSSTHRCGGALINENWIATAGHCVDDLLISQIRIRVGEYDFSHVQEQLPYIERGVAKKVVHPKYSFLTYEYDLALVKLEQPLEFAPHVSPICLPETESLLIGMNATVTGWGRLSEGGTLPSVLQEVSVPIVSNDNCKSMFMRAGRQEFIPDIFLCAGYETGGQDSCQGDSGGPLQAKSQDGRFFLAGIISWGIGCAEANLPGVCTRISKFTPWILEHVR